One part of the Lotus japonicus ecotype B-129 chromosome 2, LjGifu_v1.2 genome encodes these proteins:
- the LOC130736844 gene encoding probable pectinesterase/pectinesterase inhibitor 20 → MQTLLYIEMYFLNLSIIHHIRSCMTMGSKVSSIATFSFSFLLIFLFIGFFAFANGKDEGTHNVYGTSVLISDSVVVSQDGSGNFNTINQAVAAAPNNNNAIKGYFLINIKEGVYKEYVFIPKNKPYIMMVGQGFNRTVITGNRNHDQGLKTHDTPTFGFVAINLTFQNTARPSKEQAVALRNEADMSTFYRCIFDGHQDTLYVDKNRQFYIECDIYGTVDFIFGGAQVVLQNCNIYPRLPQHRQFNTITASERMSPPDKAAITIHNCTVKPTRDLASSNGSVKTYLGRPWKKYSRVVVMQTFLDSLIDPAGWFIGKGDGTSYFAEYDNRGPGANTSGRATWPGYHLINAADAAKFTVANFLQGNDWLPQTGVPYFPGLMP, encoded by the exons ATGCAAACACTGCTATATATAGAGAtgtattttcttaatttgtcgATCATTCATCATATTCGTTCATGCATGACAATGGGTTCGAAAGTCTCTTCCATAGCTACTTTCTCATTTTCCTTCCtacttatttttctcttcattggATTTTTTGCTTTTGCAAATGGTAAGGACGAGGGCACTCACAATGTTTATGGCACTAGCGTTTTAATTAGTGATAGTGTTGTTGTTAGTCAAGATGGAAGCGGAAACTTCAACACTATCAACCAAGCTGTGGCTGCTGCACCAAATAACAATAATGCAATAAAGGGTTATTTCTTGATTAATATCAAAGAGGGGGTGTATAAAGAATATGTGTTCATCCCTAAGAACAAGCCATATATCATGATGGTTGGACAAGGATTCAACCGAACAGTCATTACCGGAAACCGCAACCATGATCAAGGATTGAAAACACATGACACTCCAACATTTG GATTTGTAGCGATTAACCTCACGTTCCAGAACACTGCTAGGCCAAGCAAAGAACAAGCAGTTGCATTAAGAAATGAAGCAGATATGTCCACCTTCTACCGTTGCATCTTTGATGGGCACCAGGATACTCTATATGTAGATAAAAATAGACAATTCTATATAGAATGTGACATATATGGAACAGTAGATTTCATATTTGGAGGTGCTCAGGTTGTTTTGCAAAATTGCAACATATATCCCCGTCTTCCTCAACATCGACAGTTTAATACCATCACTGCTTCGGAAAGAATGTCCCCACCGGATAAGGCAGCCATTACAATTCACAACTGCACTGTTAAACCTACTAGGGATCTAGCTTCGAGCAATGGTAGTGTTAAGACCTACCTCGGAAGGCCCTGGAAGAAGTATTCTAGAGTTGTTGTTATGCAAACCTTTTTGGACAGTCTAATAGACCCAGCAGGTTGGTTTATAGGGAAGGGCGATGGTACATCGTACTTCGCAGAGTATGACAACAGAGGACCTGGGGCAAACACTTCTGGTAGAGCAACATGGCCTGGTTACCATCTCATAAATGCTGCTGATGCTGCTAAATTTACAGTAGCCAATTTTCTGCAAGGAAATGATTGGTTGCCTCAAACTGGAGTGCCTTACTTTCCTGGACTTATGCCTTGA
- the LOC130738859 gene encoding uncharacterized protein LOC130738859 isoform X1, producing the protein MLMLVTIYKIWELEKNYIQDMGIRKDLQPMKNTALANDNSKAKQQPMKKQQPMKNIVIGIDNSKEKEQPMDGVVAEDVESGTMQESARKKTRKTPMCRATSIDEFLKENGEEEEEEPRDESSDDEEYIMRQEENAQEEEGGETNGTSKKRTRGPTQKLKIHARNIDDREEVVLDNDGEPIGPNDQTVFDLSNFLGTIARNSDLCPLIFTNFKVLVKENGGRIWDYVNDKYIIPEKGRKAVFSRINDAWRRYKRNLKRSCFLKYSTMRDRLKNRPMDVPEAHFKKLIAYWKNSTVQRISQINAANRAKQKYMHRTGPVNFARIRAQLRAKKENDDDVSQAEMFIMTRQSRKGKQVDEETQTAIAILQDSIQNSNESETFTSLFGKEKSGRVRCYGRTLTPSMMKKNVEISAIKKQHKDEVSGMKRQKDGLTLLVRNMLKLQHPDLDEEEISNMMEAALGNENSVAPHSSASTYVPPHEKQNGENDDFHEGDGDEGREGEGEGEGEEED; encoded by the exons ATGTTAATGCTCGTTACGATCTACAAGATATGGGAATTAGAAAAGAACTACATCCAAGATATGGGAATTAGAAAAGATCTACAGCCTATGAAAAATACAGCTCTTGCAAATGACAATTCCAAGGCAAAACAACAGCCTATGAAAAAGCAGCAGCCTATGAAAAATATAGTGATCGGAATTGACAATTCTAAGGAAAAAGAGCAGCCTATGGATGGGGTAGTGGCTGAAGATGTTGAGTCAGGAACAATGCAAGAAAGTGCTAGGAAGAAGACCAGAAAAACCCCAATGTGTAGAGCAACCTCAATTGATGAGTTTCttaaagaaaatggagaagaagaagaagaagagccaaGAGATGAAagttctgatgatgaagaatatATCATGAGACAAGAAGAAAATgcacaagaagaagaaggtggcgAGACAAATG GGACAAGTAAGAAAAGAACAAGAGGGCCAACACAAAAGTTAAAAATTCATGCAAGAAATATTGATGATCGTGAAGAAGTTGTCCTCGATAATGATGGAGAGCCAATTGGACCCAATGATCAAACTGTGTTTGACTTGAGTAATTTCCTTGGCACCATTGCAAGGAATTCAGACTTGTGTCCTTTGATTTTTACAAACTTCAAAGTGTTGGTCAAAGAAAATGGAGGTCGTATATGGGATTATGTTAAT GATAAATACATCATTccagaaaaaggaagaaaagccGTATTTTCTCGCATCAATGATGCTTGGAGGCGTTACAAGAGAAATCTCAAAAGGAGCTGTTTTCTAAAGTATTCTACGATGAGGGACAGATTAAAAAACCGCCCCATGGATGTACCTGAAGCTCATTTCAAGAAATTAATAGCTTATTGGAAAAATAGTACTGTTCAG AGAATTAGCCAAATAAATGCTGCAAATAGAGCAAAGCAAAAGTATATGCATCGTACAGGACCAGTAAATTTTGCTAGGATTCGAGCACAATTG CGTgcaaaaaaggaaaatgatgatgatgttagCCAAGCTGAAATGTTCATTATGACCCGTCAAAGCCGAAAAGGAAAACAAGTGGATGAGGAAACACAAACTGCAATT GCTATTCTTCAAGATTCCATTCAGAACTCAAATGAATCTGAGACGTTTACGTCTttgtttgggaaggaaaaatcTGGTCGAGTTCGCTGCTACGGAAGAACATTAACACCATCCATGATGAAAAAGAATGTAGAAATTTCTGCAATTAAGAAGCAGCATAAAGATGAAGTGAGTGGTATGAAGAGACAAAAGGATGGATTGACATTACTTGTAAGGAACATGCTGAAGCTACAACACCCTGATTTAGATGAAGAAGAGATCTCTAATATGATGGAAGCTGCTCTAGGCAATGAAAATAGTGTAGCTCCGCATTCATCTGCATCCACCTATGTTCCCCCTCATGAAAAG CAGAATGGGGAGAATGATGATTTTCATGAAGGAGATGGAGATGAAGgtagagaaggagaaggagaaggagaaggagaagaagaagattga
- the LOC130738859 gene encoding uncharacterized protein LOC130738859 isoform X2 produces the protein MLMLVTIYKIWELEKNYIQDMGIRKDLQPMKNTALANDNSKAKQQPMKKQQPMKNIVIGIDNSKEKEQPMDGVVAEDVESGTMQESARKKTRKTPMCRATSIDEFLKENGEEEEEEPRDESSDDEEYIMRQEENAQEEEGGETNGTSKKRTRGPTQKLKIHARNIDDREEVVLDNDGEPIGPNDQTVFDLSNFLGTIARNSDLCPLIFTNFKVLVKENGGRIWDYVNDKYIIPEKGRKAVFSRINDAWRRYKRNLKRSCFLKYSTMRDRLKNRPMDVPEAHFKKLIAYWKNSTVQRISQINAANRAKQKYMHRTGPVNFARIRAQLRAKKENDDDVSQAEMFIMTRQSRKGKQVDEETQTAIAILQDSIQNSNESETFTSLFGKEKSGRVRCYGRTLTPSMMKKNVEISAIKKQHKDEVSGMKRQKDGLTLLVRNMLKLQHPDLDEEEISNMMEAALGNENSVAPHSSASTYVPPHEKNGENDDFHEGDGDEGREGEGEGEGEEED, from the exons ATGTTAATGCTCGTTACGATCTACAAGATATGGGAATTAGAAAAGAACTACATCCAAGATATGGGAATTAGAAAAGATCTACAGCCTATGAAAAATACAGCTCTTGCAAATGACAATTCCAAGGCAAAACAACAGCCTATGAAAAAGCAGCAGCCTATGAAAAATATAGTGATCGGAATTGACAATTCTAAGGAAAAAGAGCAGCCTATGGATGGGGTAGTGGCTGAAGATGTTGAGTCAGGAACAATGCAAGAAAGTGCTAGGAAGAAGACCAGAAAAACCCCAATGTGTAGAGCAACCTCAATTGATGAGTTTCttaaagaaaatggagaagaagaagaagaagagccaaGAGATGAAagttctgatgatgaagaatatATCATGAGACAAGAAGAAAATgcacaagaagaagaaggtggcgAGACAAATG GGACAAGTAAGAAAAGAACAAGAGGGCCAACACAAAAGTTAAAAATTCATGCAAGAAATATTGATGATCGTGAAGAAGTTGTCCTCGATAATGATGGAGAGCCAATTGGACCCAATGATCAAACTGTGTTTGACTTGAGTAATTTCCTTGGCACCATTGCAAGGAATTCAGACTTGTGTCCTTTGATTTTTACAAACTTCAAAGTGTTGGTCAAAGAAAATGGAGGTCGTATATGGGATTATGTTAAT GATAAATACATCATTccagaaaaaggaagaaaagccGTATTTTCTCGCATCAATGATGCTTGGAGGCGTTACAAGAGAAATCTCAAAAGGAGCTGTTTTCTAAAGTATTCTACGATGAGGGACAGATTAAAAAACCGCCCCATGGATGTACCTGAAGCTCATTTCAAGAAATTAATAGCTTATTGGAAAAATAGTACTGTTCAG AGAATTAGCCAAATAAATGCTGCAAATAGAGCAAAGCAAAAGTATATGCATCGTACAGGACCAGTAAATTTTGCTAGGATTCGAGCACAATTG CGTgcaaaaaaggaaaatgatgatgatgttagCCAAGCTGAAATGTTCATTATGACCCGTCAAAGCCGAAAAGGAAAACAAGTGGATGAGGAAACACAAACTGCAATT GCTATTCTTCAAGATTCCATTCAGAACTCAAATGAATCTGAGACGTTTACGTCTttgtttgggaaggaaaaatcTGGTCGAGTTCGCTGCTACGGAAGAACATTAACACCATCCATGATGAAAAAGAATGTAGAAATTTCTGCAATTAAGAAGCAGCATAAAGATGAAGTGAGTGGTATGAAGAGACAAAAGGATGGATTGACATTACTTGTAAGGAACATGCTGAAGCTACAACACCCTGATTTAGATGAAGAAGAGATCTCTAATATGATGGAAGCTGCTCTAGGCAATGAAAATAGTGTAGCTCCGCATTCATCTGCATCCACCTATGTTCCCCCTCATGAAAAG AATGGGGAGAATGATGATTTTCATGAAGGAGATGGAGATGAAGgtagagaaggagaaggagaaggagaaggagaagaagaagattga
- the LOC130738860 gene encoding protein SAR DEFICIENT 1-like, giving the protein MAAKRFFDDSEQDSDNKPSDKRIRPTTPSLASVIQEVVTMKNTQNQLLPFLEPLLKRVVGEEVEKVMKRCFPPPFIARSPSLRIQQAPSEQPSTLQLSFNKRLSLPIFTGSRILDIEGNPITIVLVDKTNINNNGQGVPTSLPYPIKLELVVLNGDFTPGDNEDWTSEQFRRHVVKERAGKRPLLAGEMNLIMRDGIAPTGDIEFTDNSSWIRSRKFRIAVRVSSNYQGVRIREGITEAFVVKDHRGELYKKHHPPMLHDDVWRLEKIGKDGAFHKKLTSEGIKTVQDFLKLAVTDSPRLRRILGLGMSEKMWEVTIKHALTCDMGSKIYIYRGPQFTIFLNPICKLIRADINGQIFSSRELNNMNKSYIDKLVREAYGRWHNLEEIDGVLNENIALLTQGDQTVEQFPSNDPASVLTYNQNYYYGDKSTEVASYVPNNNAQMGCSEWSLNPAYTNTTTLFANGFPYGFSASQSDGDITPSGSGSADVDGATRQH; this is encoded by the exons ATGGCTGCTAAAAGATTTTTTGATGATTCTGAACAAGACTCTGATAATAAGCCAAGCGACAAACGGATCAGACCTACTACGCCTTCTCTTGCTTC GGTGATTCAAGAAGTGGTTACTATGAAAAACACGCAGAACCAGCTCTTACCATTCTTGGAACCTTTGCTCAAAAGAGTG GTGGGTGAAGAAGTTGAAAAAGTCATGAAGCGATGCTTCCCACCACCATTCATAGCCAGGTCTCCATCACTAAGAATCCAACAAGCACCATCGGAGCAACCATCAACTTTGCAACTCTCCTTCAACAAACGCCTTTCCCTCCCAATCTTCACCGGTAGCAGAATACTCGACATTGAGGGGAACCCCATCACCATAGTTTTGGTCGACAAAACCAACATCAACAACAATGGCCAAGGTGTTCCCACTAGCCTCCCCTACCCCATAAAGCTAGAGCTCGTGGTTCTCAACGGAGATTTTACTCCGGGCGATAACGAGGACTGGACGAGCGAGCAATTCAGGAGGCATGTAGTCAAGGAGAGAGCTGGGAAGCGACCGTTGCTTGCAGGGGAAATGAACCTGATCATGAGGGATGGGATTGCACCAACTGGGGACATTGAGTTCACTGATAACAGTAGCTGGATCAGGAGCAGGAAGTTCAGGATTGCAGTGAGGGTGAGTAGTAACTATCAAGGTGTTAGGATTCGAGAAGGCATCACTGAGGCTTTTGTTGTTAAGGATCACCGTGGAGAAT TGTACAAGAAACACCACCCACCAATGCTTCATGATGATGTGTGGCGCCTAGAGAAAATTGGAAAAGATGGAGCTTTCCACAAAAAGTTGACCTCAGAGGGGATTAAAACAGTCCAAGATTTTCTCAAATTAGCAGTTACTGATTCTCCTAGACTAAGAAGG ATTTTAGGCCTTGGGATGTCAGAAAAAATGTGGGAAGTCACAATCAAGCATGCACTGACTTGTGACATGGGGAGCAAGATCTACATATACCGTGGACCTCAGTTTACTATTTTTCTGAATCCAATTTGCAAATTAATTAGAGCTGATATCAATGGACAGATATTTTCAAGCAGAGAATTGAACAATATGAACAAG AGCTATATAGACAAATTGGTGAGAGAAGCATATGGCAGGTGGCATAACTTGGAGGAAATTGATGGAGTTTTGAATGAAAACATTGCTTTGTTAACCCAAG GTGATCAAACTGTGGAGCAATTTCCAAGCAATGATCCTGCATCAGTGCTAACATATAATCAGAACTATTACTATGGTGACAAATCTACAGAGGTAGCTAGCTATGTACCAAACAATAATGCACAAATGGGATGCAGTGAGTGGTCACTGAATCCAGCCTACACCAACACCACAACATTGTTTGCAAATGGCTTCCCTTATGGCTTCTCAGCGTCACAATCAGATGGTGACATAACACCTTCAGGTTCGGGCTCTGCGGACGTTGATGGGGCTACAAGGCAACATTAA